In a single window of the Phycisphaerales bacterium genome:
- a CDS encoding PAS domain S-box protein: protein MLGWITAAGVTALGTVTLAAVTLRFRRLLRGQRATCAAQQARLVALEHLAARNEAILQSAMDGFFVLGDDYRFREVNEAFCRITGYDRTELLQMRMTDLEVAQADGHAVGDHWQTGLHHFATSHRHKFGHLIQLESCVIALRDGDDKLLVGFARDVTERLRAELALRDSEAQYRNLVETSQDLIWTLDRHGHWTFVNNAARTIYGCEPEEMLGRAVREFHAVPDTPGLMEACAAARTLEHFETVHRRADGTPVYLSFNAIPVRDERGTLLGYTGTATDVTERRQAEARLREAHVRFESLVQRMPLAYVVWSTDFRVLEWNPAAEVIFGYSSAEAFGQRAVDLVVPADGHAAFAEMCRALLNGEALAGTVLANHKRDGEKIRCEWYSTVLPNAAGGVHGVATLIRDISERERLEAQLRQSQKLESLGVLAGGVAHDFNNLLVGIMGNASLAMEQLPADAAAQSLLERVVNAGRRATDLTKRMLAYAGRSSTEVDVMDLNALIQEMADFAIAGVPKSVALHLAIQPGRMLIKADSSQVQQVIMNLLINAAEALGDDGGDVTVSTWLDQLNARRIAREFPNQRIMAGAYVCMEVRDTGTGMSPEILGRIFDPFFTTKFAGRGLGLSAILGIMRAHHGAITVRSEVGVGTVFRVYFPAAPEPAAVAVPQPRSIDLPRGALVLVIDDEEEIRDVVSAVLSSRGLRVLTAPDGPSGIELFRLHRDEVAAVLLDLNMPGMKGEVVFRRLIEEKPDVKVVLSTGYSEQEAATQFADARLAGFVHKPYTAKALVDKLGLAIAAK, encoded by the coding sequence ATGTTGGGTTGGATCACGGCGGCCGGCGTTACGGCGCTAGGGACTGTGACCCTGGCGGCAGTGACCCTGCGCTTCCGTCGTCTGCTCCGGGGTCAGCGCGCCACCTGCGCGGCGCAACAAGCGCGTCTGGTTGCGCTGGAGCACCTGGCAGCGCGGAATGAAGCGATCCTGCAAAGCGCGATGGATGGCTTCTTCGTATTGGGGGACGATTACCGCTTCCGTGAGGTCAACGAGGCGTTCTGCCGGATTACCGGCTACGATCGGACCGAGCTGCTGCAGATGCGAATGACCGACCTGGAAGTCGCACAGGCGGATGGACACGCGGTCGGTGATCACTGGCAGACCGGGCTGCACCACTTCGCCACTTCTCACCGCCACAAGTTCGGGCACCTGATCCAGCTCGAGAGCTGCGTAATCGCGTTGCGCGACGGCGACGACAAGCTTCTGGTCGGCTTCGCCCGCGATGTGACGGAACGCCTGCGGGCCGAGCTGGCGCTGCGTGACAGTGAAGCCCAGTACCGCAACCTGGTGGAGACCTCCCAGGACCTGATCTGGACACTGGACCGGCACGGTCACTGGACTTTTGTGAACAACGCGGCGCGCACCATCTACGGCTGTGAACCGGAGGAGATGCTCGGGCGGGCGGTGCGTGAGTTTCACGCCGTGCCCGATACGCCGGGGCTCATGGAGGCCTGTGCCGCGGCCCGCACACTGGAGCATTTTGAAACCGTGCACCGGCGCGCGGACGGCACGCCGGTGTATCTGAGTTTTAATGCCATCCCGGTTCGCGACGAGCGTGGAACACTGCTGGGCTACACCGGGACGGCCACCGACGTCACGGAGCGCCGCCAAGCCGAGGCCCGGCTGCGCGAAGCCCACGTGCGCTTCGAGTCGCTCGTCCAACGTATGCCCCTGGCCTATGTGGTCTGGAGCACGGACTTCCGCGTACTGGAGTGGAACCCGGCGGCCGAGGTGATCTTCGGCTACTCAAGTGCCGAGGCGTTCGGACAGCGTGCGGTGGACCTGGTGGTGCCAGCGGACGGACACGCCGCGTTTGCCGAGATGTGCCGCGCCTTGCTCAATGGGGAAGCGCTGGCTGGCACGGTGCTCGCCAATCACAAGCGCGATGGGGAGAAAATCCGTTGCGAGTGGTATAGCACGGTGCTGCCCAATGCGGCCGGAGGTGTCCACGGAGTCGCCACGCTGATTCGTGATATCTCGGAGCGCGAGCGACTGGAGGCCCAGCTGCGCCAGTCGCAGAAGCTCGAGAGTCTGGGAGTGCTGGCGGGCGGTGTGGCCCATGATTTCAATAACCTGCTGGTCGGCATCATGGGCAACGCCTCACTCGCCATGGAGCAGTTGCCGGCGGATGCCGCGGCCCAGTCACTGCTCGAGCGCGTCGTGAATGCGGGCCGCCGCGCGACAGACTTGACGAAACGCATGCTGGCCTATGCCGGGCGCTCCAGCACCGAAGTTGACGTGATGGATCTGAACGCGCTGATCCAGGAGATGGCCGACTTCGCGATCGCCGGTGTGCCCAAGTCCGTGGCGCTGCACCTCGCGATCCAGCCGGGGCGTATGTTGATCAAGGCCGACAGCAGCCAGGTGCAACAGGTCATCATGAACCTCCTGATCAACGCGGCCGAAGCGCTGGGTGATGATGGCGGTGATGTGACCGTCTCGACCTGGCTCGATCAGTTGAATGCCCGACGCATTGCCCGTGAGTTCCCGAACCAACGGATCATGGCGGGGGCTTATGTCTGCATGGAAGTGCGTGACACCGGCACCGGCATGTCGCCGGAGATACTCGGCCGGATCTTCGATCCGTTCTTCACGACGAAGTTTGCCGGACGGGGTCTCGGCCTGTCCGCCATCCTCGGCATCATGCGGGCGCATCACGGAGCCATCACGGTCCGCAGCGAGGTCGGCGTGGGGACGGTGTTTCGGGTTTACTTCCCCGCCGCGCCGGAGCCCGCCGCGGTAGCGGTGCCGCAGCCGCGTTCCATTGACCTGCCGCGCGGAGCCCTGGTGCTGGTGATCGATGACGAGGAGGAGATTCGTGACGTGGTCAGCGCGGTGCTGAGCAGCCGGGGACTGCGCGTCCTGACCGCACCAGATGGACCCTCCGGCATCGAATTGTTCCGCCTGCACCGCGATGAAGTGGCAGCCGTCCTGCTTGATCTCAACATGCCCGGCATGAAGGGGGAGGTGGTCTTCCGTCGGCTGATCGAGGAGAAGCCGGACGTCAAGGTCGTGCTGTCCACGGGCTATAGCGAGCAGGAGGCGGCAACCCAGTTCGCGGATGCCCGCCTCGCGGGCTTTGTCCACAAACCCTACACGGCCAAAGCGCTGGTGGACAAGCTGGGACTCGCGATCGCGGCGAAGTGA
- a CDS encoding tetratricopeptide repeat protein produces the protein MSEAPGAARACARCHNVGSLAIATATLERCATCGFIQPRSGIVTTPNARYGLVSLARLAPEGLVRGKYRLIRQLGAGAHGVAYLARHVFLNHPCVVKVLTPFAPGPVGGTVDRVRAEARAGFRVQDPHVVRVLDCDASEGTWYFVMEFIDGANLATVLAERVALVWQQGLQIALDAARGLAAIHRAGLAHRDIKPGNLILGVDGRLRIADLGVAALATDQKELRGRAGSGFGTFAYAAPEFFQPGVAQGVAADLYSLGATLFHLLTGRLPHGDGQVFRRLVDMQCRTPTWPTDVATDTPVWLVDAILRLLAIEPGRRFTDATELVTTLEASTHASRRASVTGDTAIRDRLVPRGIGVLPLRNKAATDGADWIGHAVANFLGRALAEMPNVYVADPDALIAMLDRVADSGGVPTDAERLEAGRMCGARTVVNGLFEQQGDDLEIELRALRGGGLAPVMARVLGPIGTLAALERQALHELAAGLGLVLPAPGHIVPTALDAREKLAHAKRAFLLGEYAQARTLSNEALAVEPEFLEAIGFLGVCLARLGRYDEAEAQHRRQELLAQQAGDVRREIEALANLGVMYYFRGNYAAAQGYYERAAARATAHHLATELAQVSNNLGFVLFRLGRAAEAEAAFSRAIETHRAYGGLTSLVGPYNGMGNVLVAAERYAEARKYYRRALALAQEIGDRTSVGTTHMHLGRCAALEGLFDEAKVEFAMALTALEETRFWNGLTRVYEHIAEMQMQLENYEEAARCADKRIELARQHANTRLEAAAWTQKAEALRRAGRPQDAAVCLAQIESGEAAAG, from the coding sequence ATGTCAGAGGCGCCGGGGGCAGCGCGGGCCTGCGCCCGGTGCCACAACGTCGGCAGTCTCGCCATCGCTACAGCCACGCTTGAGCGCTGTGCTACCTGCGGTTTCATCCAGCCGCGCTCCGGGATCGTCACAACTCCCAATGCGCGGTACGGCCTCGTGTCGCTGGCACGCCTTGCGCCCGAGGGTCTCGTTCGGGGTAAGTATCGCCTGATCAGGCAGTTAGGTGCAGGGGCCCACGGTGTCGCCTACCTCGCGCGGCATGTGTTTCTCAACCATCCGTGTGTCGTCAAGGTACTGACACCCTTTGCCCCGGGTCCGGTGGGAGGGACGGTGGACCGCGTTCGGGCCGAGGCCCGGGCTGGGTTCCGCGTCCAGGATCCGCATGTCGTCCGGGTGCTTGACTGCGATGCGTCCGAAGGTACCTGGTATTTCGTGATGGAGTTCATTGACGGGGCGAACCTGGCAACCGTGCTTGCTGAGCGTGTAGCGCTCGTTTGGCAGCAGGGCCTCCAGATCGCGCTCGATGCCGCCCGCGGTCTGGCGGCGATTCACCGCGCCGGCCTCGCCCACCGTGATATCAAGCCCGGCAACCTGATCCTCGGTGTGGATGGCCGCCTGAGGATTGCCGACCTCGGCGTTGCGGCACTCGCGACCGACCAGAAGGAACTCCGTGGTCGGGCCGGTTCAGGGTTCGGTACGTTCGCCTATGCCGCGCCGGAGTTCTTCCAGCCGGGTGTGGCCCAGGGTGTGGCGGCGGACCTGTACTCCCTGGGAGCGACGCTCTTCCACCTGCTGACCGGTCGGCTGCCACACGGAGACGGACAGGTGTTCCGGCGGCTCGTGGATATGCAGTGCCGTACCCCGACCTGGCCGACGGACGTCGCAACGGATACGCCGGTGTGGCTCGTGGATGCGATCCTCCGCCTGCTCGCCATTGAACCCGGGCGCCGCTTTACCGATGCGACTGAGCTGGTTACGACGCTTGAAGCGTCGACCCACGCGAGCCGCCGGGCGAGCGTCACGGGCGACACGGCGATTCGTGATCGCCTGGTGCCGCGTGGCATCGGAGTGCTGCCGCTGAGGAACAAGGCGGCGACCGATGGGGCGGACTGGATCGGCCATGCCGTCGCCAACTTCCTGGGGCGGGCCTTGGCGGAAATGCCGAACGTCTATGTTGCCGATCCGGATGCGCTGATTGCGATGCTGGACCGCGTGGCCGACAGCGGGGGCGTGCCGACGGATGCCGAGCGGTTAGAAGCCGGGCGGATGTGTGGCGCACGGACGGTGGTTAACGGGTTGTTCGAGCAGCAAGGCGACGATCTCGAGATCGAGCTGCGTGCCCTGCGAGGGGGGGGGCTGGCGCCTGTTATGGCGCGTGTCCTCGGCCCGATCGGAACACTTGCGGCGCTTGAGCGCCAGGCGCTGCACGAGTTGGCTGCGGGACTGGGGCTCGTGCTGCCGGCACCGGGACACATCGTGCCCACCGCGCTGGATGCTCGCGAGAAGCTGGCGCATGCCAAGCGGGCGTTCCTGCTGGGCGAATACGCGCAGGCACGCACACTGTCCAACGAGGCGTTGGCGGTCGAACCGGAATTTCTCGAAGCGATCGGATTCCTGGGCGTGTGTCTGGCCCGGCTGGGACGCTACGACGAAGCCGAGGCGCAACATCGCAGACAGGAGCTGCTTGCCCAGCAGGCGGGCGATGTGCGCCGCGAGATCGAGGCGTTGGCGAACCTCGGAGTGATGTACTACTTCCGCGGGAATTACGCCGCCGCCCAGGGGTATTACGAGCGGGCCGCCGCGCGAGCCACGGCTCATCATCTCGCCACCGAACTCGCCCAGGTCAGCAACAATCTCGGCTTTGTTCTTTTCCGGCTCGGCCGAGCAGCGGAGGCCGAGGCCGCTTTCAGCCGCGCGATCGAAACGCACCGCGCCTACGGTGGACTTACATCGCTGGTCGGGCCGTACAATGGCATGGGCAATGTGCTGGTCGCCGCGGAACGCTACGCCGAAGCGCGGAAGTATTATCGGCGGGCTCTCGCGCTCGCGCAGGAAATCGGTGATCGGACTAGCGTCGGTACCACGCACATGCATCTCGGACGCTGCGCAGCACTCGAAGGTCTATTCGACGAAGCGAAGGTGGAATTTGCAATGGCGCTCACAGCGCTGGAGGAAACCCGCTTCTGGAACGGGCTGACGCGGGTCTATGAGCATATCGCCGAGATGCAGATGCAGTTGGAGAATTACGAGGAAGCCGCGCGCTGTGCGGACAAACGTATCGAGCTTGCGCGGCAGCACGCGAATACCCGGTTGGAGGCGGCTGCGTGGACCCAGAAGGCGGAGGCGCTGCGGCGCGCCGGGCGTCCCCAGGATGCGGCCGTCTGTCTGGCACAGATCGAGAGTGGTGAAGCGGCCGCCGGCTGA
- a CDS encoding adenosylhomocysteinase: MAKARHDVTDLKLAGDGRKKILWADRDMPVLALIRDRFEKQKPLKNLTIGCCMHVTSETANLMRTLKAGGASVALCASNPLSTQDPTAASLVKDFGIQVYARRGENVQVFYQHLNAVIDTRPQITMDDGADLVNVLHTKRQKEAAHLIASMEETTTGVIRLRAMAASGDLRFPVVAVNDADTKHLFDNRYGTGQSTLDGILRATDLLLAGKRVVVVGYGWCGRGVATRARGAGGIVTVTEVDPLKALEAVMDGFDVRPMSEAAAMGEVFITVTGNKHVLRPEHFRKMKDGAIVCNSGHFDVEIDIPGLRKLSKKVTKDVRPLVDEYQLSATRRIYLLADGRLVNLAAATGHPASVMDMSFATQALCAEWIAKHARKLTAAVHEVPHTIEEQVAKLKLTAMGIQIDKLTAEQSKYLSSYGEGT; this comes from the coding sequence ATGGCCAAAGCGCGTCACGACGTTACCGACCTCAAACTTGCTGGTGATGGTCGCAAGAAGATCCTATGGGCTGACCGGGACATGCCGGTGCTGGCCCTCATTCGCGACCGATTCGAGAAGCAGAAGCCGCTCAAGAACCTGACGATCGGCTGCTGCATGCACGTGACGTCGGAGACGGCCAACCTGATGCGCACTCTGAAGGCCGGGGGGGCGAGCGTGGCGCTGTGCGCTTCGAATCCGCTCAGCACACAGGACCCCACGGCGGCAAGTCTCGTGAAGGACTTCGGCATCCAGGTCTACGCGCGCCGCGGTGAGAACGTGCAGGTCTTCTACCAGCACCTCAACGCGGTCATCGATACCCGGCCACAGATTACGATGGATGATGGTGCCGATCTCGTAAACGTGCTGCACACCAAGCGGCAGAAGGAGGCCGCACACCTCATCGCCAGCATGGAAGAAACGACCACGGGAGTCATCCGCCTGCGGGCGATGGCGGCCAGCGGTGACCTCCGCTTTCCCGTCGTCGCGGTAAACGACGCGGATACGAAGCACCTCTTCGACAACCGCTACGGCACCGGGCAGAGCACGCTCGACGGCATCCTGCGCGCAACCGACCTGCTGCTTGCCGGCAAGCGCGTTGTGGTGGTCGGTTACGGCTGGTGCGGACGCGGCGTGGCCACGCGGGCGCGCGGTGCGGGCGGTATCGTCACTGTCACCGAGGTCGACCCCCTGAAGGCACTCGAAGCCGTGATGGATGGTTTCGATGTCCGCCCGATGAGCGAGGCGGCCGCCATGGGTGAAGTTTTCATCACGGTCACCGGCAACAAGCATGTGCTGCGACCGGAGCACTTCCGCAAAATGAAGGACGGCGCGATCGTCTGCAACAGCGGGCACTTCGATGTCGAGATCGACATTCCGGGTCTGCGCAAGCTGTCGAAGAAGGTCACCAAAGACGTGCGGCCGCTGGTCGACGAATACCAGCTCAGTGCCACGCGGCGTATTTACCTGCTGGCCGACGGCCGGCTTGTGAACCTGGCCGCCGCAACCGGTCACCCGGCAAGCGTCATGGACATGAGTTTCGCCACGCAGGCGCTGTGCGCCGAATGGATCGCCAAGCACGCTCGCAAGCTCACGGCGGCTGTCCATGAGGTGCCGCACACGATCGAAGAGCAGGTCGCCAAGCTGAAGCTGACGGCGATGGGTATCCAGATCGACAAGTTGACGGCCGAGCAGTCGAAGTATCTTTCGAGCTATGGCGAGGGGACGTAG
- a CDS encoding carbamate kinase, translating into MYSRKHRTAWAPYAPDSILSLVAVTYRDKLIVVALGGHAISQPGQEGNVAQQFENTARSAAYLAGLIAEGYQLVLTHGNGPQVGNVLRRVELAAGELYRLPLHICGAHTQGGMGFMLAQCMNNALHDRGLRQRLTAIITSVEVDPSDPAFIQPTKPIGSYYTAEKAAELRSAANWDLVEVPGKGFRRVVASPAPQALVEVELIRRLVVDGESLVIAGGGGIPVARDAAGHLHGVEAVVDKDRTAALIGRLVDAPVLVIATGVERVALDYGKPTQRELARMTVSEARAHLAAGQFPPGSMGPKIEAAIEFLRDCDARHARVVICDLEHMAAALQGVSGTVILPDA; encoded by the coding sequence ATGTATTCGCGGAAGCACCGAACCGCATGGGCACCGTACGCGCCCGATTCTATACTATCTCTTGTGGCCGTGACGTACCGCGACAAGCTGATCGTCGTCGCCCTGGGTGGGCACGCCATCTCGCAACCTGGGCAGGAAGGCAACGTCGCGCAGCAGTTCGAGAACACGGCCCGCAGCGCCGCGTACCTTGCGGGGCTGATCGCGGAGGGTTACCAGCTCGTACTGACACACGGAAATGGTCCGCAGGTCGGAAACGTGCTGCGCCGGGTCGAACTGGCCGCGGGGGAGCTGTACCGCTTACCTCTGCATATTTGCGGTGCCCACACGCAGGGCGGCATGGGGTTCATGCTCGCGCAGTGCATGAACAACGCCCTGCACGACCGCGGATTGCGACAACGCTTGACGGCGATCATCACAAGCGTGGAAGTCGATCCCTCGGATCCGGCCTTCATACAGCCGACAAAACCGATCGGGTCCTATTACACGGCGGAGAAAGCGGCCGAGCTGCGCAGCGCGGCGAACTGGGACCTGGTCGAGGTGCCGGGCAAGGGGTTTCGACGCGTGGTGGCCTCTCCGGCACCGCAGGCGCTCGTCGAGGTTGAGTTGATCCGGCGCCTCGTGGTCGACGGGGAATCGCTGGTCATCGCAGGCGGCGGTGGTATCCCGGTCGCGCGCGATGCGGCCGGGCACCTGCATGGCGTGGAAGCAGTGGTCGACAAGGACCGCACCGCGGCGCTGATCGGCCGACTCGTCGACGCTCCGGTCCTGGTGATCGCCACGGGCGTCGAGCGGGTGGCGCTCGATTACGGGAAACCGACCCAACGGGAACTGGCCCGCATGACCGTGTCCGAAGCACGCGCGCATTTGGCCGCCGGCCAGTTCCCTCCGGGCTCGATGGGGCCCAAAATAGAAGCGGCGATCGAGTTTCTCCGCGATTGCGACGCCCGCCACGCGCGCGTCGTCATCTGCGACCTGGAGCACATGGCCGCAGCGCTGCAGGGCGTTAGCGGAACCGTGATCTTGCCGGACGCGTAG
- a CDS encoding universal stress protein → MVIHPQRILWPTDFSTLSSLGARYAQAIRQVFKSEVHVVHVFTPVLTADIATSLPAGVPVTYDETELIELCRERLRAVVQEQFQPADDVRSEVILGQPWSSICDYAREQKIDLLIVPTHGRTGLTRVLIGSTADRIVQHAPCPVLVVKQSQQDCVHDNPPVPA, encoded by the coding sequence ATGGTCATTCATCCACAACGCATTCTCTGGCCGACGGATTTCTCGACGCTCTCCAGCTTGGGGGCTCGCTATGCCCAAGCCATTCGCCAGGTCTTCAAGTCCGAGGTTCACGTCGTACATGTATTCACGCCGGTGCTGACGGCCGACATCGCGACCAGTCTGCCGGCCGGCGTACCCGTTACCTACGACGAAACCGAGCTGATTGAGCTTTGCCGCGAACGCCTCCGGGCCGTGGTGCAGGAGCAATTCCAGCCCGCCGACGATGTGCGTTCCGAGGTCATCCTCGGGCAGCCGTGGTCCTCCATCTGCGATTACGCGCGCGAGCAGAAGATCGACCTCCTGATCGTGCCCACCCATGGCCGTACCGGGCTGACACGGGTGCTCATCGGCAGCACAGCCGATCGCATCGTGCAGCATGCCCCCTGCCCAGTGCTCGTTGTGAAGCAGTCTCAGCAGGACTGTGTGCACGACAACCCGCCGGTCCCGGCCTGA
- a CDS encoding VWA domain-containing protein codes for MLATFVLTHPTLAAAAVAVSFGLLTLFYGRRARRPGDGWRIGTGVAGLIAGTSALLAPTQVTALLLTPLGLAGGAWLITVWYSSQTAARSTRVALVVARCSAWAAVFTLLARPACDRELVVWERPVLAVLLDQSASLGIRDDGESQPARAERAHTALHAASAAIRQIDERYDVRLFGFGTQATPLSQWQIVPRAPATALVAALRTARELRSTRGQPPVAVLLISDGGENVTDAATVRRAGADFVLQRTALLSVGVGPPPGQVPRIELDHLAVPPRVGLRDTFVVPVRVRAQGVRGELLALQLLWNEDPFAEATLRPDYEIEHLRREFEALPPTPGVHRLTARVTLPHARGGQVFEVSTLVEVAQTPIRVLYVESAPRQESAFILRALRAADDVEVTPLFIMGGGRVELWQTREERGRDWWSSYDVIILGRLRSALPRSALTALADGVERRGVGLLLAGGFELLASDNVHDSPLTPLLPAALRPHSSAELGALQFLPTSAGLEHPALRDVSGLLTEDELRGPAAREERQRLWTRLPALGGAARIEARSPLATILAMDGTGRPLLVTQEIGRGRGALAAWEQTWPWVLASDEGRVVHRQVWQQLTLWLANRRPRAWVTSDRARYDHTTLLSAGAKIAIFAGVSGLGTEERAALAPRLTVRRILNSMFAAEHGPPLDSPLPLVAEGATWTTTLPHTILGTENLEPGTYELAFEAQSQDGATWEATGRFEIVAEDLERRPPTADLALLRSVAAETTTVGGLYRDIAELPSLLADLARQDRRERYVERIRYDVVERDPWGVFGWLLTALAVEWLVRKRAGMT; via the coding sequence ATGCTTGCAACCTTCGTACTGACCCACCCGACGTTGGCAGCGGCCGCTGTAGCGGTCTCATTCGGGCTGCTCACCCTCTTTTACGGGCGGCGCGCACGCCGTCCCGGGGACGGCTGGCGGATCGGTACCGGTGTGGCGGGACTCATCGCCGGCACCTCCGCCCTGCTCGCTCCCACGCAGGTCACCGCCCTGTTGCTGACGCCCCTCGGACTGGCGGGCGGTGCGTGGTTGATCACGGTGTGGTACTCATCACAAACCGCCGCCAGGAGCACGCGGGTGGCGCTGGTCGTTGCGCGCTGCAGCGCATGGGCGGCGGTATTCACCCTGCTGGCTCGTCCCGCGTGTGACCGGGAGCTGGTGGTCTGGGAGCGCCCCGTCCTCGCCGTGCTGCTGGATCAGTCGGCCTCGCTCGGCATTCGCGACGACGGCGAAAGCCAGCCGGCGCGGGCTGAACGAGCGCATACAGCGCTGCATGCGGCCAGCGCTGCAATACGGCAGATCGACGAGCGCTACGATGTGCGCCTCTTCGGCTTCGGCACTCAGGCGACACCGTTGTCGCAGTGGCAGATCGTGCCCCGGGCACCCGCCACTGCGTTGGTCGCCGCACTGCGTACAGCGCGTGAGTTGCGCTCGACGCGCGGGCAACCGCCGGTTGCCGTTCTACTCATCAGTGACGGCGGTGAGAACGTCACGGACGCCGCCACCGTAAGGCGTGCCGGCGCCGACTTTGTATTACAACGCACAGCATTGCTTTCGGTCGGGGTGGGGCCGCCGCCCGGACAGGTGCCGCGCATCGAGCTCGACCATCTGGCGGTCCCGCCGCGCGTGGGCCTGCGCGACACCTTTGTGGTGCCGGTACGGGTGCGGGCGCAAGGTGTTCGCGGCGAACTCCTAGCGCTGCAACTGCTTTGGAACGAGGACCCGTTCGCGGAAGCTACGCTGCGCCCCGACTACGAAATAGAGCACCTGCGGCGCGAATTCGAAGCGCTGCCCCCGACACCCGGTGTCCATCGCCTGACCGCACGGGTGACCTTGCCGCACGCTCGTGGCGGACAGGTGTTCGAAGTTTCTACGCTTGTCGAAGTAGCCCAGACACCGATCCGCGTGCTCTATGTCGAGTCCGCGCCCCGCCAGGAGAGCGCGTTCATCCTGCGCGCCCTGCGGGCTGCGGACGATGTCGAAGTCACACCCCTGTTCATCATGGGGGGCGGGCGGGTGGAACTCTGGCAGACGCGCGAGGAACGCGGACGTGACTGGTGGAGCAGCTACGATGTGATCATTCTCGGTCGATTACGCAGTGCCCTGCCGCGGTCCGCGCTCACCGCTCTCGCCGACGGGGTGGAGCGCCGTGGCGTGGGTCTCCTGCTCGCCGGTGGCTTTGAACTGCTCGCCAGTGATAACGTGCACGACTCACCGCTGACCCCCCTGCTGCCGGCGGCACTGCGGCCACACTCCTCAGCCGAGTTGGGTGCTCTGCAATTCCTGCCAACGTCGGCGGGGCTGGAGCATCCCGCGTTACGAGATGTCTCGGGGCTGCTGACTGAGGACGAATTGCGTGGTCCCGCCGCGCGTGAGGAGCGGCAGCGCCTCTGGACCCGGCTTCCGGCATTGGGGGGAGCCGCGCGCATCGAAGCCCGCAGCCCACTCGCGACCATCCTCGCAATGGATGGAACCGGACGCCCTCTGCTGGTGACTCAGGAGATCGGTCGCGGCCGCGGCGCTCTGGCCGCATGGGAGCAGACCTGGCCATGGGTGCTCGCGTCGGATGAAGGTCGGGTGGTCCACCGTCAAGTCTGGCAGCAACTTACCTTATGGCTCGCGAATCGTCGCCCGCGGGCCTGGGTCACTTCCGATCGGGCACGGTACGACCATACGACGTTGCTCTCCGCCGGGGCGAAAATTGCGATCTTCGCAGGTGTGAGCGGTTTGGGTACAGAAGAGCGGGCGGCACTGGCGCCGCGCCTGACGGTTCGCCGGATACTCAATTCGATGTTTGCAGCGGAACACGGACCGCCGCTCGATTCCCCCCTGCCTCTGGTGGCAGAAGGAGCAACCTGGACCACGACACTGCCACACACAATCCTGGGCACGGAAAACTTGGAGCCCGGGACATATGAGCTGGCCTTTGAGGCGCAATCGCAGGACGGCGCGACCTGGGAGGCCACTGGGCGATTCGAGATTGTCGCGGAAGACCTAGAACGACGCCCTCCGACAGCAGACCTCGCCCTGTTACGGTCAGTGGCGGCCGAGACCACCACCGTAGGAGGCCTGTATCGCGATATCGCCGAGTTGCCATCCCTCCTGGCCGATTTGGCACGGCAGGATCGCCGCGAGCGGTACGTCGAGCGCATCCGCTATGATGTGGTCGAGCGTGATCCATGGGGCGTGTTCGGCTGGCTGCTGACCGCCCTGGCCGTCGAATGGCTGGTGCGGAAGCGCGCGGGGATGACCTAA